The following are encoded in a window of Drosophila simulans strain w501 chromosome 3L, Prin_Dsim_3.1, whole genome shotgun sequence genomic DNA:
- the LOC6738520 gene encoding dihydrolipoyl dehydrogenase, mitochondrial, whose protein sequence is MQFTLRHVVSAVAKTPLRTNAAILGALNARCYSSTHEADIVVIGSGPGGYVAAIKAAQMGMKTVSVEKEATLGGTCLNVGCIPSKALLNNSHYYHMAHSGDLEKRGISCGSVSLDLEKLMGQKSNAVKALTGGIAMLFKKNKVTQLTGFGSIVNPNEVEVKKSDGSTETVKTKNILIATGSEVTPFPGIEIDEEVIVSSTGALKLAKVPKHLVVIGAGVIGLELGSVWSRLGAEVTAIEFMDTIGGVGIDNEVSKTFQKVLTKQGLKFKLGTKVTAASRSGDNVTVSVENAKSGEKEEIQCDALLVSVGRRPYTEGLGLEAVGIVKDDRGRIPVNATFQTVVPNIYAIGDCIHGPMLAHKAEDEGLITIEGINGGHVHIDYNCVPSVVYTHPEVAWVGKSEEQLKQEGVAYKVGKFPFLANSRAKTNNDTDGFVKVLADQATDKILGTHIIGPGAGELINEAVLAMEYGAAAEDVARVCHAHPTCSEALREANVAAAFGKPINF, encoded by the exons ATGCAGTTCACGCTCCGTCATGTTGTTTCGGCAGTAGCCAAG ACTCCTCTGCGCACCAATGCCGCCATTCTGGGTGCCCTTAACGCCCGCTGCTACTCCAGCACCCACGAGGCGGACATCGTGGTGATTGGCTCCGGACCCGGTGGCTATGTCGCCGCCATCAAGGCCGCCCAGATGGGCATGAAGACGGTCAGCGTGGAGAAGGAGGCAACTCTGGGCGGCACCTGCCTGAATGTTGGCTGCATTCCCTCAAAGGCGCTGCTGAACAACTCCCACTACTACCACATGGCCCACTCTGGTGATCTGGAGAAACGTGGTATTAGCTGCGGTAGCGTTAGCCTGGATCTGGAGAAGCTTATGGGCCAAAAGTCTAACGCCGTGAAGGCTTTGACCGGTGGCATTGCCATGCTCTTCAAGAAGAACAAGGTGACACAGCTGACGGGCTTCGGCAGCATCGTCAATCCCAACGAGGTGGAGGTTAAGAAATCCGACGGCTCCACGGAGACTGTCAAGACCAAGAACATCCTCATCGCCACCGGCTCGGAGGTTACCCCCTTCCCTGGCATTGAA ATTGACGAGGAAGTTATTGTGAGCAGCACTGGCGCCCTGAAGCTGGCCAAGGTGCCCAAGCATCTGGTTGTCATCGGCGCCGGTGTCATTGGTCTGGAGCTGGGTTCGGTATGGTCGCGTCTGGGCGCTGAGGTCACTGCCATTGAGTTCATGGACACGATCGGCGGCGTGGGCATCGATAACGAAGTCTCCAAGACGTTCCAAAAGGTGCTCACAAAGCAGGGACTTAAGTTCAAGCTGGGCACCAAGGTGACGGCTGCCTCTCGCAGCGGCGACAACGTTACCGTGTCCGTGGAGAACGCCAAGTCTGGCGAGAAAGAGGAGATCCAGTGCGACGCCCTGCTGGTCAGTGTTGGACGTCGTCCCTACACCGAAGGTCTGGGTCTGGAGGCCGTGGGCATTGTTAAGGATGACCGTGGCAGGATCCCCGTCAACGCCACTTTCCAAACTGTGGTGCCCAACATTTACGCCATCGGCGACTGCATCCACGGACCCATGTTGGCGCACAAGGCTGAAGATGAGGGCCTCATCACCATTGAGGGCATCAACGGTGGCCACGTGCACATCGACTATAACTGCGTGCCCAGTGTAGTCTACACGCATCCCGAGGTCGCGTGGGTTGGCAAGAGCGAGGAGCAACTGAAGCAGGAGGGCGTTGCCTACAAGGTGGGCAAGTTCCCCTTCCTGGCCAACTCTCGTGCCAAGACCAACAACGACACCGACGGTTTCGTCAAGGTTCTGGCCGACCAGGCCACCGATAAGATCCTGGGAACCCACATTATCGGACCTGGTGCCGGCGAGCTCATTAACGAGGCTGTGCTGGCCATGGAATACGGAGCCGCTGCCGAGGACGTTGCCCGCGTTTGCCATGCGCATCCA ACATGTTCCGAGGCCCTGCGTGAGGCTAATGTGGCAGCTGCCTTTGGCAAACCCATCAACTTCTAA